From a single Nicotiana tomentosiformis chromosome 2, ASM39032v3, whole genome shotgun sequence genomic region:
- the LOC104089731 gene encoding UDP-glycosyltransferase 90A1-like has product MASPPCIHVVLFPFMSKGHTIPIFDLARILLNRKIAITIFTTPANRPFFSKSLSNTNINIIDIPFPENIEGIPPGVESTDKLPSMSLFVTFANATKSMKPQFEQALESLPPVTFMVTDGFLGWTLDSANKFGIPRIAYYGMSAFSSAISHSAASVLHTEASDDEPFAVPNFPSIKLTRNDFDFPFREREPKGPIFEFTTEAIIATSKSYGLLVNSFYELESIYVDYCNRTSSPRKVCVGPFCAAVEPPKEQQEKPSYIKWLDEMLEQGKPVLYVAFGSQAELSPEQFKEIKIGLEKSEVNFLWVVRRSATSEPNDEFENRVKNRGLVMTEWVDQRQILSHGSVQGFLSHCGWNSVIESICAEVPILAWPMMAEQHLNARMVVEEIKIGLRVERCNGSVRGFVKWEGLEKPIRELMEGEKGKEAKKKVKEIGEAAINAVKEGGTSWQALNELIHELSGRGQV; this is encoded by the coding sequence ATGGCTTCTCCTCCTTGTATTCATGTTGTTCTGTTCCCTTTCATGTCCAAAGGCCACACAATTCCCATCTTCGACCTTGCTCGCATTCTTCTCAATCGCAAAATTGCCATCACCATTTTCACCACTCCTGCAAATCGCCCTTTCTTCTCCAAATCTCTTTCTAACACAAACATAAATATCATCGACATCCCTTTTCCTGAAAATATAGAAGGAATTCCCCCAGGTGTGGAAAGTACTGATAAACTTCCTTCCATGTCACTTTTTGTTACCTTTGCTAACGCCACCAAATCTATGAAACCCCAGTTCGAACAAGCCTTAGAATCTCTTCCGCCAGTTACTTTCATGGTCACTGATGGCTTCCTCGGGTGGACTTTAGACTCTGCAAATAAATTTGGTATCCCAAGAATAGCTTATTACGGCATGAGCGCATTTTCCTCGGCCATATCGCATTCAGCTGCTTCAGTTCTTCACACAGAAGCGTCCGACGACGAGCCTTTTGCAGTCCCTAATTTCCCTTCGATTAAACTCACTAGAAATGATTTTGATTTTCCCTTCAGAGAGCGTGAACCAAAGGGTCCCATTTTCGAGTTCACCACGGAGGCAATCATAGCAACCTCTAAAAGCTATGGTCTACTTGTGAACAGCTTTTACGAGCTTGAATCTATTTATGTAGACTACTGTAACCGTACATCTAGTCCTAGAAAAGTGTGCGTCGGACCATTTTGTGCAGCGGTCGAACCACCGAAAGAACAACAGGAGAAGCCTTCATACATCAAATGGCTTGACGAAATGTTAGAACAGGGGAAGCCAGTTTTGTATGTTGCATTCGGGTCACAAGCTGAACTATCTCCTGAACAATTCAAGGAAATCAAAATTGGGTTGGAGAAATCTGAAGTTAACTTTTTGTGGGTAGTCAGGAGAAGCGCTACAAGTGAACCCAATGATGAGTTCGAAAACAGAGTGAAAAACAGGGGATTGGTGATGACAGAGTGGGTTGATCAACGACAAATCTTGAGCCACGGGAGCGTTCAAGGTTTCTTAAGTCACTGCGGTTGGAACTCGGTAATAGAGAGCATATGCGCAGAGGTGCCAATACTAGCATGGCCAATGATGGCGGAGCAACACCTAAATGCAAGGATGGTAGTGGAGGAAATCAAGATTGGACTAAGGGTCGAAAGGTGCAATGGGTCAGTGAGAGGGTTCGTGAAGTGGGAAGGTTTGGAAAAGCCGATAAGGGAATTAATGGAAGGAGAGAAAGGTAAAGAGGCAAAGAAGAAAGTGAAGGAGATTGGTGAAGCAGCCATTAATGCAGTCAAAGAAGGGGGGACATCATGGCAAGCGTTAAATGAGCTTATTCATGAGTTAAGTGGAAGAGGACAAGTTTGA